The following proteins are encoded in a genomic region of Enterocloster clostridioformis:
- a CDS encoding tyrosine-type recombinase/integrase, whose translation MKMGEYQFKSCFAPYLEKFISEKRAVGFIYESEEWKLKRFDAFCIESAVTEPCLSRDLVKEWGTLRDGEALATCSSRTSVLRQFALFLTSLGMEAYIPSNFYKAEKNVVHILSEAEIKAFFEAVDDCVPAIKATGFHRLVTEYKVIFRLIYCCGLRISEARKLYWKDVDLQYGTIHIYQSKGHKDRLIYMATDLTELLQAYAKVLRDKYHCLSDWVFPARETDKCLSVGTIDKKFRDFWALTPFAESCDKAPTVHCLRHAFVVKRMNLWMEEGVPLKEMLPFLSRYLGHQSPDETFYYYHQVAEAFRIIRDKDETGRYVIPEVNAYE comes from the coding sequence ATGAAGATGGGTGAATACCAGTTCAAAAGCTGTTTCGCACCATATCTTGAAAAGTTTATAAGCGAAAAACGGGCTGTAGGTTTTATATATGAAAGCGAAGAATGGAAACTGAAACGCTTTGATGCCTTTTGCATAGAAAGCGCAGTTACAGAACCTTGCTTAAGCAGGGATCTTGTAAAGGAATGGGGGACATTGCGTGATGGCGAAGCTCTTGCCACATGCTCTTCCAGGACATCTGTACTACGGCAGTTTGCGCTGTTTCTGACTTCACTGGGTATGGAAGCATATATTCCATCAAATTTCTACAAGGCAGAGAAAAACGTAGTTCACATCCTGTCAGAAGCTGAAATAAAAGCGTTCTTTGAAGCAGTTGACGATTGTGTTCCTGCTATAAAAGCGACAGGATTTCATAGATTAGTTACCGAGTATAAAGTGATCTTTCGGCTTATCTATTGCTGTGGTCTGCGTATTTCAGAAGCCAGGAAGCTGTATTGGAAGGATGTGGATCTTCAATACGGAACAATCCATATATATCAGTCGAAAGGTCACAAAGACCGATTGATCTACATGGCCACAGATCTGACTGAACTGTTACAGGCATACGCTAAAGTGCTGCGCGATAAATACCATTGTCTGTCAGACTGGGTTTTCCCAGCGCGGGAGACAGATAAGTGCCTCAGTGTTGGTACAATCGATAAAAAGTTTCGTGATTTCTGGGCATTAACACCTTTTGCAGAATCATGTGACAAGGCTCCGACAGTCCATTGTCTTCGCCATGCTTTTGTAGTTAAAAGAATGAATCTGTGGATGGAAGAAGGGGTTCCTTTAAAAGAAATGCTCCCCTTCCTCAGCCGGTACCTGGGTCATCAGAGCCCGGATGAAACATTCTATTATTATCATCAGGTTGCTGAAGCATTCCGTATCATCAGGGATAAAGATGAAACTGGAAGATATGTGATCCCAGAGGTAAATGCTTATGAATAG
- a CDS encoding tyrosine-type recombinase/integrase: MNRKKSQKKLFFSKTLEFLEHYLPDQVLKSRNTVETYRDALTVFRRYVTDIRHLSIRSFGFEDCTHDFLLSYIEFLKQSGNAETTCNNRLAAIRAYLWYAADSDISLQTVALTASRVPFLKVPKLTREVISEEALKALLTAPPHTKIGQRDQLILILLYDSAIRVSELLSLDVSSVNLNAEIPYLRIYGKGDKERIVAITEKTVRHLKNYLNLYHPTIIPDLPLIYTMIKGRKDRMSVGNVERIIKKYASQIRSQYPDFPEHCYPHMLRRTRATNLYQDGTELELVSRILGHSSTETTRIYAVPSIEMMRKAMETGSLSTDEKPLWPDDEEEMARICGLR; this comes from the coding sequence ATGAATAGAAAAAAATCTCAGAAAAAACTGTTTTTTTCGAAGACCCTCGAATTTCTTGAGCATTATCTCCCGGATCAAGTATTAAAAAGTAGAAACACGGTTGAAACATATCGGGATGCATTGACAGTTTTCAGGCGATATGTAACAGATATCAGGCACCTGTCGATACGGTCATTCGGGTTTGAAGACTGTACACATGATTTTTTATTGTCATACATAGAGTTCCTAAAACAAAGTGGTAATGCTGAAACAACATGCAACAACAGGTTAGCTGCAATCAGAGCATACCTATGGTATGCTGCAGACAGTGATATTTCCCTGCAGACAGTAGCTTTGACAGCATCGAGAGTTCCTTTTCTCAAAGTACCTAAGCTGACACGGGAGGTGATATCGGAAGAAGCTCTTAAAGCATTACTTACAGCACCACCCCACACAAAGATTGGTCAACGGGATCAGCTGATTCTGATACTGCTTTATGATTCTGCCATTAGAGTCTCCGAATTATTATCCCTGGATGTATCTTCTGTAAATCTCAATGCGGAAATACCATATCTGAGGATATATGGAAAGGGTGATAAAGAAAGAATCGTTGCTATCACAGAAAAAACAGTCCGTCATTTAAAGAATTATCTGAACCTCTATCATCCAACAATCATTCCTGACCTGCCCTTGATCTATACAATGATCAAAGGCCGAAAAGACAGGATGTCTGTAGGAAATGTAGAACGCATCATAAAAAAGTATGCGTCTCAGATACGGTCACAGTACCCAGATTTTCCAGAACACTGCTATCCACACATGCTGCGTAGGACGCGTGCAACAAATCTATATCAGGATGGAACAGAACTAGAGCTTGTTTCCAGGATACTGGGACATTCTTCGACAGAAACAACACGAATCTATGCTGTCCCTTCTATAGAAATGATGCGAAAAGCAATGGAGACAGGAAGTTTATCAACGGATGAGAAACCATTGTGGCCAGATGATGAAGAAGAAATGGCACGTATCTGTGGGTTAAGATGA